GTATAACCTAACCAACCTAAACAACTGACGAGGGAGAAGACATTTTTAATCAGCGAAATGCATCTCAACTCGGTTGTTAGGAAACAACACGAAAATACCAGGAGAAAAATTATGGGGAAGAATCAGAGGTTAGAACCCTCTCTCGTTGAGGAGTTCGTTGGCAAGGCTCATGGAGATTTTCAACGGGTCAAGCAATTGCTTAATCAAGAACCTGCACTCATTAACGCTACGTGGGATTGGGGTGAAGGAGATTGGGAAACGGCACTTGGTGCTGCCGCCCATACAGGGAGCAGAGATATAGCGGAGTACCTACTCGATCGTGGTGCCCGTTTGGATATTTTTGCAGCTACGATGCTCGGGTATACCGAAATCGTTCGGGCATTTGTCGCTCAGCGTCCAGATTCTTTGTCACTTCTCGGTCCCCATGGCATCCCCCTGATTGCGCATGCCGAGGTGGGCGGTGCCGAGGCAGCTGAGGTGCTGGTATTTCTCAAAAATCAAATGAAAGATTGATAAGTGGCACACCAAACTCGTATGAAGGGATATGTCGGACATTAGATTAGCGAACCCAGGCGATGCGGAAGCAATCCACCAAATATTACAGGAGACATGGGGTGAATCCCTTCTCTTCGATGTGTTCGCGGATCACATTTCGTCACCTAAGCATCAAATCTTTGTTGCAGTTGAGGCGGGCGAAGTGTCAGGTTTTCTTTCCGCGTTTCTGGTGTCCAGTCCAACCCCTTGCTGGGAAATAGATCTCATTATTGTCCGTTCTA
Above is a genomic segment from Candidatus Poribacteria bacterium containing:
- a CDS encoding ankyrin repeat domain-containing protein encodes the protein MGKNQRLEPSLVEEFVGKAHGDFQRVKQLLNQEPALINATWDWGEGDWETALGAAAHTGSRDIAEYLLDRGARLDIFAATMLGYTEIVRAFVAQRPDSLSLLGPHGIPLIAHAEVGGAEAAEVLVFLKNQMKD